The stretch of DNA CCAGATTTGTGGTGAACACACCAGCAGCCGCACACGGTGCATCGGAAATGAAGAGCGCCAAGTCCAGCCGGCTGGTTCCTGGCTTCACACCAGCTTCGACAGCAGCAGTCTGAAATCCGGCAGGCAATGATGTCGTCATGAAATCAATCTTTCGGCGGAAGTTGAACGCAGCGTTTCCAGGCAAACCCGACTCACAGAGTTCTACCAAACCTGAATGACTTTGTCAGATGACCTTACGGCACGTGATGAGATCGCGGTTCTGATCAAGGTTCACTTCCATAAGTCAGGAAATGATACGCTTTCCATGAATTGATATCGATCTATGTGCCATGCTTGCAGCTCTGGGCAAGCATGTTTTCCCAGCCAACAACGCGCTGTTGTTTCCCGGGGACCGTATCAGCACTCCCAAAGTATGACGGCTCTCAAGAGGCACTTTTTATGGGGTGAATTCTTCGGGAAATATGCCAAGCCAGACCGCTGAGATCTGGTCATCGAATCGACATGTTTTTCCAGAATCGATTGGGGAGCAGCTATCTTTCTAGTGTACATCCGCAACCCTTATGATAGGCTCTGCGTGACGATGCGGGCAGAATAGAGAATCCTTTCTCGAATGAGGTAAGCAGCATGGAAAAAGTCATTCCCCGGGCAGAGCACAAGTGGTTGCAGAACATCGCTGGGAACTGGACTTATGAGTTGGAATGTTCCATGGGGCCGGATCTCCCACCCGAGAAATCGTCCGGGCCAATGTCTGCCCGCATACTGGGTGATGTCTGGGTCGTGATGGAATCGGAGTCCAAAGCCCCAGAGAGCGGCGAGACAGTTCACAGTGTGTGGACATTGGGCTTTGATCCGCAGAAGGAGCGTGTTGTCGGCTCCTTCGTCTGCTCCGTCATGACCTATTTCTGGACCTACAATGGCACCATCGATTTTGATAGCAACACGATGACACTTGATGCCCCAGGCCCGGGTTTTGGTGATCCTTCGAAGGTTGTTGACTACCAGGATATTATTCAGTTCATCGACCACGACTATTTCGTTCTCAGGTCACAAATGAAGCTGGAGAGCGGGGAATGGGTCTCCTTCATGCGCGGCGACTACCGCCGCACCCCAATAGCATGATTTAATGCAAAACATCGCCATTTAACGGCTGGAGTTCCGACATGTACCCGCCTCTCGAACGTAGGGTGCCATGAAGTTCCAACGGAATGCACCATCTTCAAACCGTATCCCCCCCCAAAAAACGCACCAACCTTTGATGGCCTGCCGAACCGACTTTCGCACACAGAATGTTAATCACGCCATGATCCACTAAACTCACCACTCCCTAGCACCCTGTGTCCCCGTGCCTCGGTGAGATCCCTCTCTGGAACCCTCTCCCGCACCTTCGTGGGAGAGGGCAGCGTGAGCGAGAAGCCTGCCATGCAGCACTCTTCCTCCCCGGAAGAACGAACCATCGCAGCAGCTCAATAGAATACACCAAATAAGTCGCGGTGACCTGGTCGCTTTGCCGACCGTACCAGTAGGACTTATCGATCCGCCGGGAGAACTCGTAGTTCGAGACTGTTTCGCTCCAGCCGGAACTGCTAGTTTCTGTCCAGTTGCCATAGCCCGCGACGTTGACCCACAGATCGGTAGTGGATTCCTGCGACCGGCTGCGACCACCAATCACGACTTCTTCCGTGAGAGAACCGGCTTTGGTGCGGGAAATAACTCTGACCTTGGGTCATCTCGTAATTGAGACCAGAAGACCCGACGATGCCAGATCAAACGTCATATCGGTGTGGAGATCATCGGCCTGGGATGCCCCTGTTCCCATGATAGACGCGACGGGAAGGATGGTGCCCAAAAACCTCCTGTGGCGAAGCCACCCCGGTAGAAATCAGAATTTCAACCGGGGCCACCCTGCGATTCCTACGACCGGCTGCGGCCGCCAATCACCACCTCTTACGTGAGAGAACCGGCTTTGGTGCGGGATTGCCCCTGAATCTGGGGATCTCGTAATGTAAACCAAAACCAGAGGACGCCAGATCAAACGTCATATCCGTGTGGAGATCGTCGGCCTGGGATGTGCCTGAGCCCACGATGGACGCGATTGGAAGGATGATGTCCAAAAACCTCCTGTGACGAAGTCACCCCGGTAGAAATCAGAATTTCAACCGGGGCCACCCTGCGGTCGTTCTCGTAGTACTTGTAATACTGCGTATCATTCGACTGGGAGAACTATGATAAGCACGAGTCACTCTCCTTCAGCCGGAACCACATTGTCAGCCACGAGGTCAAACTGAGCGTTATTGATGCCGCTCTTTAAAAGGAACTGACGGGCAGCCTCGGTTGCAAATAAAGCACCTCGTAGGCCGTGCAATTGAAAGATGCTACAGGCGGGTATCTTATGCGGTAAAAACGCGTATTTATGAACATTTAAAATACGGCCTGTCGAAAAGTAAACAATGTCTGAACGCCCCTTATCGAGAGCGTCGATGCACTTGTTGCAAATGTAGTTATATGTGTCGAAGTCATTCACTTTTTCAGGGAGTCCAATAAAGGCGTTGTCACTGAGTTGGTTCATCCAGTCCAACATTCGTTTTGAAATTATGACATGACCTGTTCCTCCAATCAGATCGCATTGTTCAATTCTTTTATCGTCGCAATACACTTGGCCGGGCGTCCACAGGTGTGGAGGCGCAAGTTCAGCCACAACCTTCCAATTAACCTCATTGGGCGGAAGGTTATCGTTGAGAGGGCTCAAAAGGTCGATAATTGGCGAACCTTTAGTCACTTTCGGTGAGAGTTCATAGATTTTCATCGGAAAACACCTTGGTTTTTCGCCATTAGCTAGTTCAGCCTGCCGAGCTCCGGTGAAGATAGAAGCGCACCTCTCAGATACTCCAACAATTCATCCAGTTCTTGCTTTGTCGTTACACGACTCAGGAGGTTTTCTACCATTTTCGTGTATTCCGGGTGGCTCCCACTATGGATCCGCGCCGTGCGGCCCAGATAATCCACTGTCGGCAACAACAGGCCATTGACGGAGGGGTCATGAATATTGAAGCCCAGTCGGTTGAGTTGCGCTACAATCTTTGAATCTTTCATCAATTGCAGCGGAATCAAATGATGGGCCTGTGTTGGGACCCCTTCCGGATAGACCACGCCCAGCTTTCTCATCGCCTCGATCGTACCGTCACGGAATGCTTTTTGTCCATTTCGGAAAATCTTGATAGTAACGGCGTTGAAGATCTCAACTCCGTTGGGACCAACGATCCGGACGGCCTGATCGAGCGGGAGCTGATTCAGGATGGGAACCATGTCGGCCATCACAATGACGCCGTTTATGCCGTTGGGATTATCGGCGAACTGCGCAATCCCAATGGTGATGCCTAACGGCGTGTTGAATACCGTGATCCCCTGAACGTAAAGCTCGGAAAGTGCGGCGGCCGAAGCGGCCGCTTCCCGTACGGCAGCCCGATAGGATTCTGCGAGTTGCTCATACAACTCGTCATTCATCACATCGTTGTTCAGCAGATTGACTAGTTCTCGTCGAACCAGATGGTATGCTGAGGCATCGATCAGCCGCAGCATGAGTTGCTCGGCCTGCTCAACGGGATTCAAATCGGTGTCTATCCAGATTACCTGGTAAACATTGCCGGGTTGATAACCAAGTTTGGACGAATACCAATAGTCTCCGAACTCGATTACGCCTCCCGCCTTTTTGTAGGCCTGGAGCAAGTTTTGTCCCTTCGTGCCGTACAAGACAAGAAAGGCGGCTTCCAATTCGGATGCCATCTCGACAGTTAAGGCGTTCTGAGTTTCCCCTTCTTTCGGCGGAGGAAGCGGAAGTGACGTAGTGTGGTTCCCTAAGAACTGCAACCTGGGTGGATTAACGGTCGGTCTGTAGGGGGCCCGGTCAATCAGTGTTCCCAGGTCGTGTTCATTCCGATTGAGGAGATCGCGGATGTGGGGGTTGCTTTGCTGTTCGCCCAGTCTCTCGTATGCTCGATCCATGGCATTCCGGCTGGCTTGACCCACTTCATTGCCGGGAGCCACAGGATTCGAGGGTGTGTACGAGCCGCCTTCCGAACCACTGGCAGACTGCTCTTCTTCCAGACGGTTCTGATCGGCACTCTTCGCAGCGGGGGCTTCATCAGGATGCGGTTGGTTGGCCTGGCTTTGGGCCTGTTGCTGGGCGGCGTAGGCTTCCTGCTGGATCGAATCGTAGCTGGGGCCGCCGTATTCGCTGCGCTTCGGTGTTTCGTTCTCGGCAGGCTTGTGATCCCAGTAATCGATCCGCCAATCCCCTGTCCGGTCGTTCTCGTAGTATTTGTAATACTGCGTATCACTGGCCCAGCCTTCACTCGACAGGTGCCAATCACCCAGATACGAGAGTTCATAGCCACCCATGGCATTGGTGAAGGCCTGAGGAATGAACGGCAGGTTGTAATAGTTGTACGGGGCCAGTGCCTGATTGATCAGGCTCATGGGATTCGAGAAGGTGACATTCCACTCCGCCAGATCGTGAGCAGTGCCACTTTCAAACGAACCGGCGAATGAAGACTCATACGAGCCGCTGCCGCTCCCTTCCGATTGCGAATAGGTGTAATCGACCAGCCCCGTCTCTGGGTTGAACAAGGCGTTCTGGCCACTCGTTCCGGCATAGGGCCCATACTGGCTCGAATCACCACTGCTGGTCCAGGTGGATGTCCGGCCATACGAGACCGGGCTGACCTGGTAGCTTTGCCGTCCGTACCAATAGGATTTATCGATCCTCCGAGAGAACTCGTAGTTCGAGACTGATTCGCTCCAGCCGGAACTGCTGGTGTTCGTCCAGTTGCCATAGCCTGCGAGGTTAACCCACAGATCGGTGGTCGATTCCTGCGACCGGCTGCGGCCACCAATCACGACTTCTTCCGTGAGAGAACCAGCTTTGGTCCGGGATTGCCCCTGATCCTGGGTGATCTCGTAATGCAAACCAAAACCAGTTGACGCCAGATCAAACGTCATATCAGTCTGCAGATCGTCGGCCTGGGAGGTGCCAGAGCCCACGATGGACGCCATTGGAAGGGTTGTGCCCAAAAACCTCCTGTGGCGAAGCGACCCCTGTAGAAATCAGAATGTTTTCCGGGGCGACCCTGCCGCAAATAAAGCTGGAGAGCGGCGAATGGGGGTCTGTTTATGCGCGGCGATTACCGACAAACTCCGCCACAAGCATAGTCATGTCGCTACGAATCACATTATGAATCGAGCGATATGATGCAGAGAAAACTCCGGATTTTCTCTGCATCATATCTTGAGCGACAGGTTCTACAGGATTTCACTCATGGTCCATATACCAGGTGAACTTGTGAGTCACTCGCACCTAAATGAATCAATCCATCAGCACTTCCGCCAGTTGTATTTCCATTCCGCCAGATCGTGAGCGGTGCCACTTTCAAACGAACCGGTGTATCAAGATACATCTGCTGTCAAAACGAGCCTTGATCTGACGCCATCACTAGTGACTCATGGAGTCAGATCAAGGACAAGCTCTCGATGACCGTTGGCTGGGATATCGATGAGGAGATCAGTCAGTGACGGATCGAGATACTTCTTTGAATATGTCGCTTTCACTGCGAAATTGATGGCATTCCCGTCGGACGGGGGTGGCGCGCTCCCCGCATGTGTTTGGTCGACCACTGTCACCTTATGCTTCCCGACGACGGCGCCTAGTTGTCCGTTCGTTTTGACCTGAAATTTTCCATCAGCATCGGTTTGGCCGACTGCGGCGGGGCCTTTCTCCGGGTAGAAGGTTACGGAAGCGTTGGCCACAGGTTTACTATCAAAGCGTACGACGCCAGCCGCCGCAGCGAGTTTTGGTTGATCGGCTGCCCCGCCTCCGGAACACCCGGAGAGGGCGAGGCCGAAACCGATTGTTAGACGAATTGCAGACGAACGAACCATGAGATCAACCTCTAAAGGGCGGACGGTCGCCGTCCCGTCCGCCGGTCAGTGAATGGGAAATGACTGCGAAGTGGGTCAAGTTCAGAAATCGCTCAAGGTCTCGCCACCGTCGATCGTGGCCAGATTCCGATAGAGCTGCAGGTCGATGTTTTCAGAGATGAAGCGGACGGTGCCGTCCCCCATCAGAAAATGCCCGCCGCCGACGTGCAGGCTCCCGAAAGAGTAGTTATTCGGCCAGTCACCCGCGGTAATGCTTGTGTTGCGGACATAGTGGTTCAACGGAATCGCTGCGGTCCCGGTGGAGTGATTGAAATGCCACCAACTCGTGTGCGTGCATCGCCCTGCGACCGCTTCACCGACGATGGTCGTGTTGCTGGTTCCATCCGTCAGATTCCGCATGCGGTTCACAAGATTACCTTGACCACCGACGCGGCAGTTGAAGCCATTGCCTGCGTCAAGACCATTGTTGCTCCCAGCATTGCGACCCGAGGGATGCGTATAGGTGAAAGTGCCCCAGGCCCAGTTGCTGCCCGCCACGGTCTTGTAGTTGGTCACGCCCCAGAAATCGTCGGTGATATTGGCGCGACCATTCAGACGGCCGTTGCCGTTTGTGGGGTCCGAGGGGCAGAGAAACGCGGGCAATACTGACATCGCTGCGATAGTGTTCGGAGTGTACGGAGTGGGGAGCGGACTGGTGGTGCTATTAGCGAGCGACGCGCTGAAATCGATCGTGTTGTAGAGCGGGCCTTGGTCGATGTAAGGAAGAATCGCCACCAGCCACGAGCGTGAGCGGGTCGACGTATCGTAGGCTCCGTTGGTGATATTCCCCGGGAACGCTTGGAAGGTGTCATGGTAATTGTGTATCGCCAGTCCGAGTTGCTTAATGTTATTCCGACACTGGGTGCGACGCGCGGCCTCGCGGGCCTGCTGAACGGCAGGAAGCAACAGAGCGATCAGGATCGCGATAATGGCGATCACCACGAGGAGTTCAATTAACGTGAAGCCGTGACGACGAGGCTGAATCATGGCGTATTCCTGAAGAGAAGGGAGAATGGGAGAATCGACGGGAGCAGCGAGCAGGACAGTGAACGTCCGCGAAACGCGTACTTCAGCGTAAACATTCTCCAGCGGAAAGCAAGATGTCAAATTCGAACAGGGCCATCGGCCTCGTGAACTTGACTCACCAGTCCAGAATCCGAAACCCGCTGAGACACCAGAAAAACGGCAGGGTGGCACAAGCTGTGCTTTCATCATCTGGGTGACAAAAGTCACATGAAACACCCTGCGAAACTCGGCATTGCCTAGATCAAGTGCATGATACAACCCACCCGCCTCACAGGCTCGAAGTGCCCTGGGTATCGCAGCAGGCCAACAACCAGCCGAAACAAACCAATGAGTCCTGACCCCCTTGATTTGTGCCTTTGATTTGTGACCCACAGATCGGTGGTCGATTCCTGCGACCGGCTGCGGCCACCGATTACGACTTCTTCCGTGAGAGAACCGGCTTTGGTGTCGGATTGCCCCTGATCCTGGGTGATCTCGTCATGCAAATCAAAACCAGATGACGCCAGATCAAACGTCATATCGGTGTGGAGATTGTCAACCTGCGACGTTCCTGAGCCCATGATAGACGCCATTGGAAGGGTGGATTCTAAAAACCTCCTGTGGCGTGGCCACCCCGGTAGAAATCAGAATTTCAACCGGGGCCACCCTGCCGTTTCACGAATGGCTCTATCGCCTGTAGAGAGAATCGAGAAGTTGCCAGACAGGTCGTCGAAAGTCATCTCCTGTCAACGCTTTGCCATACCATTTCTGAAGGCGATCATTGAAGTCTTCGTCCCTCCCGCTGAATATGTCGTAAAGGCAGGCATCGTCTGAAACAAAGTAAGGCCGATCCTCGTTATCGAACATGCGATCAAGGAACTCCGAAAGCTGGCACTCTCTCTCCTTCAACTTATCGTCTTCGGCGAAATCGTATTCTTGGCTCATGGGGTTGCTCCAATCGGCACGAATCCACCGTTCTCGATCTAGTTAAGGATGTTGCGTTCTTGGATTGGACCGGCGAAAACAAAGGGGTCGTGACTCTTTGTTGCCTCAACCGCGGCCACCTTGCGGCGAAGCTACAGGAACTCTCGCATTTTGCACAGCTATTTCTTGTGCCTGTCGTAACTCAGACGTATAAATCCATGCCTGCGCCACCTTTCCATCACGCTACTTACTTGCGAGGCAACTTGACAGCATGAACATCAACTCATCAGACATGGCAATGAATTGTGGATAGCATTCCGGCAATGCGAAAGCTATGTCACCCTTATCCTTAATGTCACGTAACCCCTTTTCAACTGATTGGTGAAAATCACTAATTGCTTCTGTCGAAAGATCTGTGATATCGAGATAGTGAACCCTTGATTCAAGAGACTCATCTATCCTGAGTGAGATCATGGAATTAGGCTGCAAGTGATTCTGTGCAGCCTCGCAAACACCTTCATACACCCAGTTAGCACATTTCCAAGTTCTATCGTCACGAATACAAATAGCTGCCATGGCCTAAACTCCGCATATGTATGTACTCCATTTATTCTCGACTGTTGCCTTGGTGCTAGTTGTGATATCACATGTGCAATCTTCTGAATATCACTTACGCAAAGGAAGAATCAAAGCAGAATCAAAGGGGTCAGGACTCATTAGCGGCAGGGTGGCCCAGACGTGGCTTTGAACGTCTGGGTGGACACAGCCACAAGAGTTGACCCGCGTGCGCAATGTACCCCTGTTGAGGTTCTGAGTTCTACCTGGGTGGCGATGACATGAGAAGATGCATATCGCCCCACATCGATGAATTCAACTTGAGTTTCTCAAGGATTCACTCGAAAGTCTTTCGGCAACCAGCCGCGTTCGCCAGCGATACACAGACAGGTCGCAGACGACCAAGACTCAGCGGCAGATTTATTTCAGACTATGCAGGGACGCATTCCATAATCTGGGGGTCGATGAGGCGTGTGGGGATCACGCGCTGCAAGTGGAGGCCTGATTCCGCACACAACCGCGCGAACTCATCAAAAGTACGCGAACAACCCCAGGTGGCGGCATACTGATGCAGATCGAAAAGACTACGGACGATCTCACCCGGTGCGACATTGTGATCCACCGAACCTTCGACAATCAACAGTTTTGAGTCCGGCTTCATCGCCTGTCGGATATTCGACAGTATCTTGCGGACACTCTCGTCATCCCAGTCGTGCAGGACATGCTTGATCGTATAAAGATCCCTCCCCGCAGGTACTTCCTCAAAAAAGTTCCCTACGAGATGTTCCGCTCGATCTGCCACACCTTTTTCGCAGAACATCTCACCAGCAGCCGCATGAGTCTCCTGGCGATCGTAAACCGCTCCGGTAACATGCGGGGCAGCGCGCAACATCGCCGCTAGAAAAGCTCCACGCCCGCCACCAATGTCGATGACTGTCTTTACATTCGAGAAGTCGTAGCATTTCGCGACCTGATCGACGCAAAGCTCTGTCCATCGACCGCAGGCGATATCGTGAAGTTCACAAGTCCCCGGATGTTCGGCCATCACTTCCCAGCAGGTCTTATGATAGACGAACCGCGTCAGTGGTTCTCCTGCCCGGATAGCATCTGGTAATTGAGACATCACGGGAACCTGAATGCGGTCGACCAGTTCGACCCAGGCGGCAAAGGGTTGCCTTCCCTGACTTGTATATTCACGGCCCAATGGACCAATCGAATAAATGTCGTGAACGTCACGATCAATAAAATGCATGGCCAGTAGCGGTCGCAAAATATGTACTAAGGAGTGCGCATCAACCTGCAGAGTTTCTGCGAGTTCCTCCAGTGATTGCGGGCGTTTGAGCAGAGCTTCGAATCCACCGAGCCGTACCATGGCAGCGACTGCCCCAAACATGATCGGCAGCTGGGAGACCAGAAATGCCATGCTTTCTGAGTTCCACCGCATAAAGCGACGTACCAGACGGCGATGCAACCAATGTCCGATCCGCTCCAGCCAGCTCCGCGAGATGGGCACAATTTCGTATGCTGGGACGTGGTTGAATTTCTGAAACAATTCAGGCCGTACGACTGAAACCGGGGCATGAGTAGTCGCCATAGCACACCTGCATGAAATGAGTTCAAGCTGACAAGTCCAGCTCTACTTGATGGACATCATTTCACGCTATACAGCATTCTCCATCACTCACAAGACGACAATTTCCGGCCATATCCTTGAATTCGCACATATGGCAACATCTGCGGATTGCACCGATTATGCCGCCTTTCTGTTTCAGGAAAACTACCAAGCCCTATCAGGCAAGACCCTGCCGGGCGATGATGCGAGTCGACAACTGAGAGAATTTTTGACTTTGAAGAGTTTTAGCGGAGCTGATGGGAACAATGCCTTTTGAAGCGGTGAACGATCTTCTACCACCCCGCCAATCCACTGGAACCCAAGCGTTAGTTCCTTGGGCAGAACTGTTGAGTCGAAGATTGAAGGTTGCCACGGGTCGGCCGTCTGCGGGCGGGCTGACTGTATGCCTGAGGCAGGAAGTTCTTATCGCCGGAAGAGCTGTTCTGCGAGTTTCTGAGGATCTCAGAAGGAACCCTACAAGATTTGGGGCCCTGCCATTGCCCTTCTATGGATTCACCATACTGGTAGAAATCAGAGTTTCAGCATCGATCACCCTGCCAAGGCATTGAAAACCTTCAACTGGCCTATTTTCAAACTCGTTAAACTCTTGTGGCGTTCCCACCCAGGTAGACTCGGTACATTCAACCCGCGCCAAAGACATTCCAGAGCTACAAGCATCGCATAGAGTTGCCTGCATTTCACACTGAAAGTCTAGATTTCATGAATGCGTATGAGCCCATTCGCTCAGGCCCACTCGACCTGCTACCAGCAGCGGCCGTGGAGTTTTTTGAGGGTTTCTTCTAACAAGCGGAGATCCTGGCGGTCGTTGTAGAGATGGCAGGAGATGCGGAGGTGGCGGGTGCCGTTCCAGAACATAACCGGTGCCTCAATACGGGCTGTTTCCCAAAGGCCAACCTGAAGCGGGTCGGAATCGGCCTTGGGGAGTGGCAACTGGCTGGGAGGCAAGGGGACAGCGACCATCGTGCCGCTCCAGGCCCTATCCGCTGGAGCGATCGCTTTGGTGCCGAAGATGTCTTCCAGCATCGCTCGGGCTTCACATGCAAGGGCGAAACCCCGATTGCGAAAGTGATCGAGGCCGAACGATTCCATGAACTGGATCGCGGTCGGTACCGCGAGGTAGTGGTCTGGATCGCGTGTGCCTTGCCAGCGAAGTTCATCCTGCCAGGTAGCGGCATGTCCCGCGACAGGGCGGCCCCAGCTCAGCATGGGAGCACGGACTTTCGACTGCCATTCCGGTGCGACGTAAAGGAAGCCGGTTCCTAAGGGAGCACAGAGCCATTTGTGCAGGCTCGCACAATAAAAGGCGGCCCCCAGTTCTCCCAGTGAAAAATCCTGCATGGCAATGGCATGCGGGCCATCAATGACGACGGGAATCTCCCGCTGCTTGAATTCGGCCATGAGTTCGCGAATGGGAAAGATCGTCGCCGTTGCGGAGGTCACATGACTTAAAATAACGAGCCGTGTGCGCGGTGTGACGGCGTCGAGCAGGGGCTCGATGACATCTGAGGGATCGTGAAATGGCCTTAGGTTAGCCGTCACAAGTTTGGCACCGGCTACTGTGCAGGCTCGTTCCCAGATGCGGCGGACGGCTCCATATTCATGGTCGTTGAACAGGACTTCGTCGCCGGGCCTCAGCTCGAACGAGGCTGCAACGACATTCATGGCGGTGGTGGCGTTTTCGATGAACAGCAGGTCATTGGGAGAACATTTCAGGAAACTGGCGAGAGCGGATTTTGCCAGCTCGACTTCATGATCCAGTTCGCGGACGAAGCCATTCATAGGATTGGCGGCAAGTCGCTGCGACCATTGATACCGGGCCTCCTGGACGGGAAGAGGAGTCGGGCCAAAGGAACCGTGATTGAGGTAAGTCACACCATCGGCAATCTTCCAGAAGTTCCTTTTGATGTGGGTGGCATCGTTGAGTTGCAGCAGATCGGTCATTGTGAGTCGATTACGGGGACTGGAGTGATGAGAATTCGTTCGTGGAGGCAACCAGGATTGTAATCGATGTTTTGCGAAGAAGGTGGTCTCCCCCTTTGCAAAACGACCTGCTTCCAGCCACAATGCGACGAATTCACATGCGTTGATCTTCAATGGGTCAATGAACGTGATTCTGATCGAACAGCATTGAGTCTGGCAAAAGTCGTGAAACGGGAGAATTCCAGTGGCAAGTGTAAAGACGTTGGCCAGTGCCGCGTTGACCGAAGGTCGTGGTGTATTCCGATTGTCCCCGACGTGGGTTCCGCGCTCGTTCCTGCAGCCAGGCCGTCGGCTGAAGCTGCATCCAGCCGATTATTACGCCTTGGGAACACATCGCGGCGGGATTGATGAGCGTTGGTTTGGCTCCACGACAGAAGCTGCCAACGAAGGTCGTTCCCACGACGAAGGCCTGAGCTACTGCGTGGCGGGCGGGGAAAAATTCCTGCTGCGAGACGCTGTGGAAGAACTCGGCGCGGAGATTGTGGGCGAGCACATCTGGTCGAAGTATAAGAAGTGGCCGGTCTACTCGAAGTTCTTCGATAACATGGGGCCCATTCCTCATCATATGCACCAGAACGCCGAGCAGGCGAAGCTGGTCGGTCAGGAAGGAAAGCCTGAGAGCTATTACTTCCCACCTCAGCTCAACAATGTGGGGAACAATTTCCCCTATACCTTCATGGGCTTTGAGCCAGGGACAACCAAAGAACAAGTGGTGGCCTGCCTGGATCGCTGGAATGATGGCGATAACGGCATTCTCGATCTGTCGAAGGCTTACCGATTGAAGGTTGGTACGGGCTGGTTGATTCCGCCATGCATTCTGCATGCTCCCGGCTCGCTGTTGACATACGAACCTCAGTGGGGCAGCGATGTCTTCGGGATGTATCAGTCGATGGTGGAAGGCCGCGCTGTGCCTCGTTCACTGCTGACAAAGGACTTCCCGGAAGAGAAGCATGGCGACAACACTTACCTCGTCGATGCACTCGACTGGGAAGGGAACGTCAACCCTAACTTCAAGGACAGCCACTATCTGGAACCTATTGTGGCTTCGGGGAGTGACAAAGAAGGCTTTATTGACCGCTGGATTGTTTATGGTCGGATCAAGGGGGCTCAGGATTTCACTGCCAAGGAATTGACCATTCAGCCCGGCACGAAAGTCACCATTAAGGATGGCGGCGCTTACGGCTGGATCACGGTGCAGGGCGAAGGGTCAGTCAATGGCCTGAAGCTGCAGACACCATCGATGATTCGTTTTGGTCAAATGACGATGGATGAAGTCTTCGTCACCGCCAAGGCTGCGAAAGAAGGTGTGACCTTCGAGAATACGGGGACAGATCCACTGGTCGGTCTGCGTTACTTTGGCCCGGAAGCTCAGCCCGAAGCTCCAGAGATCGGTGCCTGGAAGAAGTAACAATTGTCACGACGCAAGTGATGCTCTTGGGCGGGGGATTGACAACAATCCCCCGCATTTTTTGATATACTTATTTGCCAATGGTCTTTGATTTCATCAATCGAGATGAAGAAGTTGCCTATGGTCTGGCAACGAATTTTGCCTGGTGATTCGCCATGTCGATTGCTCCGATGCCTCCTGTCACTTTGAATGAATTTCTGCGGAATGAAGCGGAAGCCGGAGAAGGTGTGCGTCTGGAACTCATTCATGGAGAGATTCGGGAAACGGATACGACCACTCGCAGCGCCTGGCATTCTTTTTTCCTTGCACAACTCGTCGCGAGACTGGTTTTGTGGCAAGATTCAAAACTTGATT from Planctopirus ephydatiae encodes:
- a CDS encoding DUF4198 domain-containing protein, whose product is MVRSSAIRLTIGFGLALSGCSGGGAADQPKLAAAAGVVRFDSKPVANASVTFYPEKGPAAVGQTDADGKFQVKTNGQLGAVVGKHKVTVVDQTHAGSAPPPSDGNAINFAVKATYSKKYLDPSLTDLLIDIPANGHRELVLDLTP
- a CDS encoding DUF1559 domain-containing protein, whose amino-acid sequence is MTSCFPLENVYAEVRVSRTFTVLLAAPVDSPILPSLQEYAMIQPRRHGFTLIELLVVIAIIAILIALLLPAVQQAREAARRTQCRNNIKQLGLAIHNYHDTFQAFPGNITNGAYDTSTRSRSWLVAILPYIDQGPLYNTIDFSASLANSTTSPLPTPYTPNTIAAMSVLPAFLCPSDPTNGNGRLNGRANITDDFWGVTNYKTVAGSNWAWGTFTYTHPSGRNAGSNNGLDAGNGFNCRVGGQGNLVNRMRNLTDGTSNTTIVGEAVAGRCTHTSWWHFNHSTGTAAIPLNHYVRNTSITAGDWPNNYSFGSLHVGGGHFLMGDGTVRFISENIDLQLYRNLATIDGGETLSDF
- a CDS encoding methyltransferase; translation: MAFLVSQLPIMFGAVAAMVRLGGFEALLKRPQSLEELAETLQVDAHSLVHILRPLLAMHFIDRDVHDIYSIGPLGREYTSQGRQPFAAWVELVDRIQVPVMSQLPDAIRAGEPLTRFVYHKTCWEVMAEHPGTCELHDIACGRWTELCVDQVAKCYDFSNVKTVIDIGGGRGAFLAAMLRAAPHVTGAVYDRQETHAAAGEMFCEKGVADRAEHLVGNFFEEVPAGRDLYTIKHVLHDWDDESVRKILSNIRQAMKPDSKLLIVEGSVDHNVAPGEIVRSLFDLHQYAATWGCSRTFDEFARLCAESGLHLQRVIPTRLIDPQIMECVPA
- a CDS encoding DUF1579 domain-containing protein, translating into MEKVIPRAEHKWLQNIAGNWTYELECSMGPDLPPEKSSGPMSARILGDVWVVMESESKAPESGETVHSVWTLGFDPQKERVVGSFVCSVMTYFWTYNGTIDFDSNTMTLDAPGPGFGDPSKVVDYQDIIQFIDHDYFVLRSQMKLESGEWVSFMRGDYRRTPIA
- a CDS encoding imm11 family protein, coding for MKIYELSPKVTKGSPIIDLLSPLNDNLPPNEVNWKVVAELAPPHLWTPGQVYCDDKRIEQCDLIGGTGHVIISKRMLDWMNQLSDNAFIGLPEKVNDFDTYNYICNKCIDALDKGRSDIVYFSTGRILNVHKYAFLPHKIPACSIFQLHGLRGALFATEAARQFLLKSGINNAQFDLVADNVVPAEGE
- a CDS encoding AHH domain-containing protein → MGSGTSQADDLQTDMTFDLASTGFGLHYEITQDQGQSRTKAGSLTEEVVIGGRSRSQESTTDLWVNLAGYGNWTNTSSSGWSESVSNYEFSRRIDKSYWYGRQSYQVSPVSYGRTSTWTSSGDSSQYGPYAGTSGQNALFNPETGLVDYTYSQSEGSGSGSYESSFAGSFESGTAHDLAEWNVTFSNPMSLINQALAPYNYYNLPFIPQAFTNAMGGYELSYLGDWHLSSEGWASDTQYYKYYENDRTGDWRIDYWDHKPAENETPKRSEYGGPSYDSIQQEAYAAQQQAQSQANQPHPDEAPAAKSADQNRLEEEQSASGSEGGSYTPSNPVAPGNEVGQASRNAMDRAYERLGEQQSNPHIRDLLNRNEHDLGTLIDRAPYRPTVNPPRLQFLGNHTTSLPLPPPKEGETQNALTVEMASELEAAFLVLYGTKGQNLLQAYKKAGGVIEFGDYWYSSKLGYQPGNVYQVIWIDTDLNPVEQAEQLMLRLIDASAYHLVRRELVNLLNNDVMNDELYEQLAESYRAAVREAAASAAALSELYVQGITVFNTPLGITIGIAQFADNPNGINGVIVMADMVPILNQLPLDQAVRIVGPNGVEIFNAVTIKIFRNGQKAFRDGTIEAMRKLGVVYPEGVPTQAHHLIPLQLMKDSKIVAQLNRLGFNIHDPSVNGLLLPTVDYLGRTARIHSGSHPEYTKMVENLLSRVTTKQELDELLEYLRGALLSSPELGRLN